CGCTATTTAGGTGGTGCAAATGCACTAACTTTGCCTGTTCCGATGTTAAATATCATTAATGGTGGATCTCACGCTGATAACACAGTAGATTTTCAAGAGTATATGATTATGCCAATAGGTTTTGATAGCTTTAGCCAATCTCTTAGGGCAAGTGCTGAAATCTATCAACATCTAAAAATTATCCTTAAAGATCTTAAGCACATTACAAGTATTGGTGATGAAGGTGGTTTTGCACCCAATTTGAAAAATAATGAAGAGCCTATAGAAATTATTTTAAGAGCTATAGAAAAAGCTGGATACAGACCTTCTGAGGATATTGGAATTGCTCTTGATGTAGCAAGCAGTGAATTTGTAGAAAATGGTATTTATCACCTCAAGGGTGAAAATAAAAAATTAACCTCAGAAGAACTTATAGAATATTATGAAAGACTTATAAATAAATATCCTATCCTTTCAATTGAAGATGGATTAAGTGAAGATGATTGGCAAGGTTGGGAATTACTTACAAAGCGCTTAGGAAACAAGATTCAACTTGTAGGAGATGATCTTTTTGTGACAAACAAAGCGATTTTACAGGAAGGAATTGATAAGCATATTGCCAATGCAATTTTAATTAAACCAAATCAAATTGGGACAGTTAGTCAGACAATGCAAACAGTAAGATTGGCTCAAAGAAGTAATTATAAGTGCATTATGAGTCATCGCAGTGGTGAAAGTGAGGATGCTTTCATTGCTGATTTTGCAGTTGCTCTTAATACTGGTGAAATTAAAACTGGTTCTACTGCAAGAAGTGAGAGAATTGCAAAATATAACCGCTTGCTTGAAATTGAAAAAGAAATTGCTAAACCTGATTTTATAGGAAAGGCTCTATTTAGATAGTGAAAGATTTATTTTTTAATTTTTTACATCTTTTACACAAAAAAAGGGTTTTTATCATCTTATTTGTATTTTTTTTTGGTTTAAGCACTTATGCGATGATATTAGCATTTGGAAAGCAGTCTTTTAGTGTATTATCCCATAATAAGGATGTCGAAAAAAAACTTAAGGATGACATCCTAAAATTGCAACTTGAAAATTCAAAAATTCAAAAAAAGCTTTTTGAAATCAAAGGATTAGAGCCATGAAAAAAATATTCTTTTTTCTTTTTTGTTGTCTATTGCTTGGAGCTAGAGAAAACCCTTTTGAATCTCTTTCATCTCCAAACACAGACACCCAACTTAACAACAAACGAGATGATAAAATCTTTGAAAATTTTGATTTTAAGCTTCCATCCACAGCCAGAATATTAAAAGAAATAAAAATTGTCTATCAAAATATTGATGGAAGTCTTGAGGAAAAAACTTTAAATATTGATAAAAATATCGACTGGCACTACCCTATCTCCCTAAGTCAAAAGGATGCAATTATTAGCAAAGATTCTGATTATATCAGTGCCAATCAAATTATCTTCTTTACCAAAGAGAACAATCTTTTTATCACTACAAATCGCAAATTGCAAAGAAACTTTATCTTACCTGAACCCTTTAGAATTGTGATTGATTTTGAAAAAAAAGATGGGGACAATGATGATTCTATCTCAATCAATCAAAAATATTTTTCTTCTATTAATCTGATTAAATACAAAGACTTCTACAGAGCTATTATTACTCTTGATGGTCATTATCAATACAAAATATCAACATCTGATGATGGATACCAAATTACCCTGCAATAATAATATTGTTTTAATAGGTTTTATGGGTAGTGGAAAAAGTTCTATTGGATTAGCACTAGCAAAATCCATAGATTACACCTTTATAGATTCTGATACTTTCATCACTCAACAAAAAAAAATGACTATTCCTCAGATATTTCAATACTATGGTGAAGAATATTTTAGAAAATTAGAATCTAATTTTATTCTTCAACATCAAAATATCAAACAAACTGTTATTGCTACAGGTGGAGGGATGCCCATATTTAATGATGTAAAAAAGTTAGGTTATGTTTTTTTTCTAAAGGCTACATTTAAAACTATCTACAATAGAATCCATTCTTCACAAGATAGGCCACTCTTTAAGGATAAAAAGGCACTTTACCAGCTTTTTATAAAACGCCAAGATATCTATAGGACAAAAAGCAATTTTATCATTGATACAGAAAAAGGTATTCAAAATAGTATAAATCAGATTAGGGAGAAAATAAAAAACCTCTCCCCAGATACTTAGGGCACATAGAAACAAAAGGTGCTCTGCTGTGTTCCCACCCTGAAGCTTTGTCTTTAATTTCCATTGCATAAGTCTAGGAAAAGGCAAGGAAGATTATAACACAATTTTATTTCACTAAAAATAAAACTCTTTAAAAAAGCAGACTTATATTAAAAAAATATTTAATATATAAAAAGTTCTAAAGTCTATTTTTTAAAAAACACATATTGTGTTTACTTTTTAAAATTAAAATAACCCCATTTAAGAAGCGGGGTTTTAAGTGATTAGGCTTGAAAACATAGAAAAATTTTATTCCAATGGCTTTTGTGCGATAAAAAAGCTGGATCTTGAAATTGAAAGAGGGGATGTTTTTGGTATTGTTGGCTACTCTGGTGCTGGTAAATCTACACTTATTCGCCTTATCAATCGCTTAGAACTACCCACGAAAGGAAAAGTTTTTATCCAAGGGCAAAATATCTTAGATTTAAATGAATCACAGTTGCGAAAGCAAAGACAAAAAATTGGAATGATTTTTCAACATTTCAATCTACTCTCATCAAAAAATGTATTTGAAAATGTTGCTCTTGCATTGCATGTTGCTAAATGGAAAAAGGATTTGATAGAAAAAAGAGTATTGGAACTACTCAATCTAGTAGGTCTCAATGATAAAAGATCTTTCTATCCAAGTCAGCTTAGTGGAGGGCAAAAACAGCGTGTAGCAATTGCAAGAGCACTGGCCAACTATCCCGACATATTATTATGTGATGAGGCTACAAGTGCCCTAGACATCAAAACCACTAAAGACATTCTTAGGCTGTTGCAAGAAATTCAACAAAAGCTTCAAATTACTGTTGTTTTAATTACTCATCAAATGGAGATAGTTCGATCTATCTGCAATAAAGTTT
This region of Helicobacter sp. 'house sparrow 1' genomic DNA includes:
- the eno gene encoding phosphopyruvate hydratase is translated as MVYIENISAKEVMDSRGNPTVMASVLLSDGTMQSAIVPSGASTGKREALELRDGDSKRFLGKGVLKACENIETTIANNLIGLDPYDQSAIDALLQELDGTQNYSNLGANATLGVSMAIARASASSLGIPLYRYLGGANALTLPVPMLNIINGGSHADNTVDFQEYMIMPIGFDSFSQSLRASAEIYQHLKIILKDLKHITSIGDEGGFAPNLKNNEEPIEIILRAIEKAGYRPSEDIGIALDVASSEFVENGIYHLKGENKKLTSEELIEYYERLINKYPILSIEDGLSEDDWQGWELLTKRLGNKIQLVGDDLFVTNKAILQEGIDKHIANAILIKPNQIGTVSQTMQTVRLAQRSNYKCIMSHRSGESEDAFIADFAVALNTGEIKTGSTARSERIAKYNRLLEIEKEIAKPDFIGKALFR
- a CDS encoding methionine ABC transporter ATP-binding protein; translated protein: MIRLENIEKFYSNGFCAIKKLDLEIERGDVFGIVGYSGAGKSTLIRLINRLELPTKGKVFIQGQNILDLNESQLRKQRQKIGMIFQHFNLLSSKNVFENVALALHVAKWKKDLIEKRVLELLNLVGLNDKRSFYPSQLSGGQKQRVAIARALANYPDILLCDEATSALDIKTTKDILRLLQEIQQKLQITVVLITHQMEIVRSICNKVCVIDKGEIVEKGFVKDVFFHPKHPVTKELIQSLFHQEQDSVENNTLDKNVYEFVFLDKNQDKPIISQAIKKFDIDVNVLYAGYTHFSADTFGHMILKLSGSQVLESLDWFKKQNIEIILRNESV
- a CDS encoding shikimate kinase gives rise to the protein MMDTKLPCNNNIVLIGFMGSGKSSIGLALAKSIDYTFIDSDTFITQQKKMTIPQIFQYYGEEYFRKLESNFILQHQNIKQTVIATGGGMPIFNDVKKLGYVFFLKATFKTIYNRIHSSQDRPLFKDKKALYQLFIKRQDIYRTKSNFIIDTEKGIQNSINQIREKIKNLSPDT
- a CDS encoding AMIN domain-containing protein, which encodes MKKIFFFLFCCLLLGARENPFESLSSPNTDTQLNNKRDDKIFENFDFKLPSTARILKEIKIVYQNIDGSLEEKTLNIDKNIDWHYPISLSQKDAIISKDSDYISANQIIFFTKENNLFITTNRKLQRNFILPEPFRIVIDFEKKDGDNDDSISINQKYFSSINLIKYKDFYRAIITLDGHYQYKISTSDDGYQITLQ